From the Lathyrus oleraceus cultivar Zhongwan6 chromosome 4, CAAS_Psat_ZW6_1.0, whole genome shotgun sequence genome, one window contains:
- the LOC127136229 gene encoding uncharacterized protein LOC127136229 translates to MIREKMEVSQIRQKSYHDKRRKAIEFEVDDHVFLRVTPVMGVGRALKSRKLTPHFIGLYQISEKVGDVAYQITLLSLLANLHDVFHVSQLRRYIADPSHVVQLDDVEVRDNLVVETLPRRIEDREVKQLRGKEIALVKVIWGGSAGGNVTRELESQMRDSYPELFA, encoded by the coding sequence ATGATCAGAGAGAAGATGGAGGTTTCTCAGATTCgtcagaagagttaccatgacaagagAAGGAAAGCGATTGAGTTTGAGGTAGATGATCATGTGTTTTTAAGAGTTACTCCGGTAATGGGTGTTGGTAGAGCATTGAAGTCACGTAAGTTGACACCGCATTTTATTGGTCTGTATCAGATTTCTGAGAAAGTAGGTGATGTGGCTTATCAGATTACATTGCTGTCGTTACTTGCTAATCTCCATGATGTGTTTCAcgtgtctcaattgaggagatACATTGCAGATCCTTCACATGTTGTCCAATTAGATGATGTTGAGGTTAGAGATAATTTGGTTGTGGAGACATTACCTAGGCGGATAGAAGATAGAGAGGTGAAACAACTCCGTGGTAAAGAGATCGCTTTGGTGAAAGTCATTTGGGGAGGATCGGCTGGTGGAAATGTGACGAGGGAGCTTGAGAGTCAGATGAGGGATTCATATCCCGAGTTGTTTGCTTGA
- the LOC127136228 gene encoding uncharacterized mitochondrial protein AtMg00810-like: MDDTIFISQSKYVKNIMKKFGLESASHKRTPTTTHLKLTKDEKGVDVDQSLYMSMISSILYLTTSRPYIIFAVGVCASSNSMIIVYCDAYWTCKADDRKSTSGGCFFLGNNLISWFNKKQNYVSLSTAEAEYIAVGSSCSQLI, translated from the exons ATGGATGATACTATCTTCATTTCTCAAAGCAAGTATGTTAAGAATATTATGAAGAAGTTTGGCCTAGAAAGTGCTAGTCACAAAAGGACACCTACAacaactcacttgaaattaacTAAGGATGAAAAAGGTGTTGATGTGGATCAAAGTTTGTACATGAGTATGATTAGTAGTATTTTGTATCTTACAACTAGTAGACCATACATCATTTTTGCTGTAGGAGTATGTGCTAG TTCTAATTCCATGATTATAGTGTATTGTGATGCATACTGGACATGTAAGGCTGATGAtagaaaaagtacttctggaggatgcttcttcttgggaaataatcttaTATCTTGGTTCAACAAGAAGCAAAACTATGTGTCATTGTCTACTGCTGAGGCTGAGTATATTGCAGTAGGAAGCAGCTGCTCTCAATTGATTTAG
- the LOC127136230 gene encoding uncharacterized protein LOC127136230, producing the protein MVIDTPTMGSVTTSSICLKCPLNICDKDFEVDLVCLLLSQLDIILGMDWLRANHVYINCFVKTVLFLEPEKVGDLFLSTQQVNESVRDGVEVFMLVASLKLSESGTMGEFLVVRDFPEVFSDEVSDLPPKHEVEFTIDLIPGISPVSMASYRMSPSELKELKSQLEDLLDKRFIRLSVSPWGAPEVSFLGHVISSGGISVDPSKIEAISQWEALKSVSEIRNFLGLPSYYRKFIEGFSKLSLSLTQLTRKGQAFI; encoded by the exons ATGGTTATTGATACTCCGACTATGGGTTCAGTGACTACTTCATCTATTTGTTTGAAATGTCCGTTGAATATTTGTGATAAAGATTTTGAAGTTGATTTAGTGTGTCTCCTATTAAGTCAACTTGATATTATTTTGGGAATGGATTGGTTGAGGGCCAACCAtgtctatatcaattgttttgtGAAAACTGTTCTTTTTCTTGAGCCAGAGAAGGTAGGTGATTTATTCTTGTCCACTCAACAAGTGAATGAATCTGTGCGAGATGGTGTTGAAGTGTTTATGTTGGTGGCAAGTTTGAAGCTTAGTGAAAGTGGAACAATGGGTGAATTTCTAGTTGTTCGTGATTTTCCTGAAGTGTTTTCTGATGAGGTTAGCGATTTGCCGCCTAAACATGAAGTTGAGTTCACGATTGATTTGATTCCTGGTATTAGTCCGGTATCGATGGCTTCGTATCGGATGTCAccatctgagttgaaagagttgaagagtcaactaGAGGATTTGCTTGATAAGAGGTTTATTCGTCTGAGTGTatcaccgtggggtgcacct gaagtgagtttccttggccatgtgatcTCTAGTGGTGGTATTTcggttgatccttctaagattgaggctatatctcaatgggaagctctGAAATCTGTGTCTGAGATTCGTAATTTTCTTGGTTTGCCAAGTTATTATCGAAagtttattgaaggattttctaagttatCTTTGTCGTTAACacagttgactaggaaaggtcaagctttcatttga